In Agelaius phoeniceus isolate bAgePho1 chromosome 14, bAgePho1.hap1, whole genome shotgun sequence, a single genomic region encodes these proteins:
- the LPAR4 gene encoding lysophosphatidic acid receptor 4, whose translation MGNHSNNHTCLTDDSFKYNLYGAVYSVVFILGLITNCASLFVFLFRMKMRSETAIFMTNLAVSDLLFVFTLPFKIFYNFNRHWPFGDSLCKISGTAFLTNIYGSMLFLTCISVDRFLAIVYPFRSRTIRTRRNSAIVCAGVWILVLSGGISASLFSTTNVSNTSTTCFEGFSKRIWKTYLSKITIFIEVVGFIIPLLLNLTCSSLVLRTLRKPATLSQIGTNKEKVLKMIIVHVAIFVVCFVPYNSILFLYALVRSQAIANCSLERFARTMYPITLCIATLNCCFDPFIYYFTSESFQKSFNIKTQIKMDSLFKTEMPLTKTALPAPQDEISDQAITNGGDPTSESHF comes from the coding sequence ATGGGAAACCACAGCAACAACCATACCTGCCTGACAGATGATTCCTTCAAGTACAACCTGTACGGAGCCGTGTACAGCGTGGTCTTCATCCTTGGCTTGATCACAAACTGCGCCTCCCTCTTCGTCTTCCTCTTCCGGATGAAGATGCGGAGCGAGACGGCCATTTTCATGACCAACCTGGCGGTTTCAGACTTGCTTTTTGTCTTCACTTTGCCCTTTAAGATTTTCTACAACTTCAACAGGCACTGGCCCTTCGGGGACAGCCTGTGCAAGATCTCGGGCACAGCGTTCCTCACCAACATCTACGGGAGCATGCTGTTCCTGACCTGCATCAGCGTGGATCGCTTCCTGGCCATCGTGTATCCCTTCCGCTCCCGCACCATCCGCACCCGCAGGAATTCCGCCATCGTCTGCGCCGGCGTTTGGATCCTGGTGCTCAGCGGCGGAATCTCGGCCTCGCTCTTCTCCACCACCAACGTGTCCAACACCAGCACCACCTGTTTTGAAGGGTTCTCCAAAAGGATCTGGAAAACCTACCTGTCCAAGATCACCATATTTATTGAGGTGGTGGGATTCATCATCCCTCTGCTGCTAAACCTCACGTGCTCCTCGCTGGTTCTCCGGACTTTACGGAAGCCGGCCACCCTGTCCCAGATTGGGACGAACAAGGAGAAGGTGCTGAAGATGATCATCGTGCACGTGGCCATTTTTGTCGTGTGCTTCGTCCCCTACAACTCCATCCTGTTCCTGTACGCGCTCGTGCGCTCCCAGGCCATCGCCAACTGCTCCCTGGAAAGGTTTGCCAGGACCATGTATCCCATCACGTTGTGCATTGCCACCCTCAACTGCTGCTTCGACCCCTTCATCTACTACTTCACTTCTGAGTCCTTCCAGAAGTCCTTCAACATTAAAACCCAGATCAAAATGGATTCTCTCTTCAAGACAGAGATGCCGCTCACAAAGacggcgctgccggcgccgcaGGATGAGATCAGTGACCAGGCCATCACCAACGGAGGAGATCCCACATCTGAATCCCATTTCTAG